One window of the Candidatus Jettenia sp. genome contains the following:
- a CDS encoding efflux RND transporter permease subunit — protein sequence MNISEPFIRRPVMTTVVMIGVLLAGIIGYRILPVSDLPNVDFPTLLISANLPGSSSETMASSVATPLERQFSTIEGLSSMTSVSSLGNTQITLQFDLSRDLDAAAQDVQTAITQATPFLPRDMPQPPTYEKVNPADQPILFIALTSRTLPLWELNDYADTLMAQSISMISGVAQVQIFGPQKYAVRVQLNPHLLASRGIGIDEVEESLQNENINLPTGSLYGPQKAFTILATGQLFKADAYRSIITAYRNGSPVYLEELGKVIDSVENDKAAAWYTNQDGSQRAIVLAIRRQPGTNTVAVAKAVKELLPVFESYLPPSAKLHILYDQSESTRESIYEVKFTMVLTLALVIMAIFLFLRNLSATVIPSLALPLSIVGTFAAMYLLGYSIDNLSLVALILAIGFVVDDAIVMLENIVRHMEMGKKPLQAALHGSKEIGFTILSMTLSLTAVFIPVLFMGGVIGRLFREFAVTICVAILISGFVSLTLTPMLCSRFLRPLKEKKYGRFYMITERFFDGMLKVYEWSLKRVLNHRLAIMIIFGIIFLATGYLFIAIPKGFLPNEDQGTIFTITEAQQGTSFDKMVQLQQNVADIIQKDPNVKSFYSSVGSSSITVSPNQGAMFIHLKPRPERRLSSEEVIEQLRSKLTALPDIRVFMQDPPEIHIGGQMTKSLYQFTLQSPNIEDLYHYASILEVKMRELPILQDVTSDLQMNNPQINVAIHRDKASTLGVTAKRIENTLYCSYGNRWVSTIYAPNDQYKVIMELEPQYQMDPSALSMLYVNSSNGYPVPLHTVATLTENLGPQTINHSGQFPSVTISFNLKSGISLGEAIAKVDKLAHEILPPTMKTSFQGAAQEFQSSLKGLGILLLFAIVVIYMVLSILYESFIHPITILSGLPSAGFGALLTLFVFGIDLDVYAFVGLIMLIGIVKKNAIMQIDFALEAQRQEGKTPLDAIYQGCVVRFRPIMMTTLAAFLGALPLAIGFGAGGEARRPLGIVMVGGLLFSQIITLYLTPVFYTYMDTFQEKIRKFSQRLSYKKEINLGCAEKAR from the coding sequence ATGAATATCTCAGAACCATTCATTCGCCGTCCTGTCATGACAACGGTTGTCATGATAGGAGTACTCCTCGCGGGCATTATAGGATATAGGATTCTACCCGTAAGCGATCTTCCCAATGTTGACTTTCCGACACTCCTGATAAGTGCAAATCTTCCCGGGTCGAGTTCTGAAACAATGGCTTCTTCCGTTGCTACCCCCCTGGAACGACAATTTTCTACCATAGAAGGTCTCAGTTCTATGACTTCTGTCAGTTCCTTAGGGAATACTCAAATCACGCTCCAGTTTGATTTGAGCCGGGATCTTGATGCTGCTGCCCAGGATGTTCAGACTGCGATTACTCAGGCTACACCATTCCTGCCCAGGGATATGCCACAACCTCCGACGTATGAAAAGGTAAATCCTGCTGATCAACCTATCCTGTTCATTGCTTTAACTTCCCGTACACTCCCTCTTTGGGAGTTGAATGATTATGCAGATACACTCATGGCTCAGAGTATTTCTATGATCAGTGGGGTAGCACAGGTACAGATTTTCGGACCTCAGAAGTATGCTGTTCGTGTTCAACTTAATCCGCACTTACTTGCAAGCCGGGGAATTGGAATTGATGAAGTAGAAGAATCGCTCCAGAATGAGAATATCAATTTGCCTACAGGATCTCTGTATGGACCACAGAAAGCATTTACTATTCTGGCTACCGGACAGTTATTCAAAGCCGATGCCTATCGTTCCATCATTACTGCTTATCGTAACGGTTCTCCGGTATATCTTGAAGAATTGGGAAAGGTTATTGACAGCGTCGAAAACGATAAAGCAGCAGCCTGGTATACAAATCAGGATGGAAGTCAACGGGCTATTGTACTTGCGATACGGCGTCAGCCAGGAACGAATACTGTTGCAGTAGCAAAAGCTGTCAAAGAGCTGTTACCTGTCTTTGAATCGTATCTTCCACCTTCGGCTAAGTTACATATTCTTTATGATCAGTCAGAATCGACCCGTGAATCAATTTACGAAGTCAAGTTTACTATGGTATTGACCTTAGCTTTAGTCATTATGGCTATATTTCTTTTCCTGCGTAATCTCTCAGCCACGGTAATTCCCAGCCTGGCGCTCCCCTTATCTATTGTGGGCACCTTTGCAGCTATGTATCTGCTAGGATATAGTATAGATAACCTTTCCCTTGTTGCCCTTATTCTTGCGATTGGGTTTGTAGTAGATGATGCTATAGTCATGCTTGAAAATATCGTTCGGCATATGGAGATGGGAAAGAAACCTCTTCAAGCAGCACTCCATGGCTCAAAAGAGATAGGTTTTACTATCTTGTCCATGACACTTTCACTTACCGCTGTGTTTATTCCGGTACTCTTCATGGGAGGGGTTATTGGAAGATTATTTCGCGAGTTTGCTGTAACGATCTGTGTGGCAATTTTGATTTCTGGCTTTGTTTCTTTAACCCTTACTCCCATGCTTTGCAGTCGCTTTTTACGTCCGTTGAAAGAGAAAAAATACGGACGTTTTTATATGATCACTGAGCGTTTTTTTGATGGTATGCTTAAGGTTTATGAGTGGAGCCTCAAGAGGGTTTTAAATCACCGGTTAGCTATCATGATTATTTTTGGCATCATATTTCTTGCTACAGGTTATCTTTTTATCGCGATACCAAAAGGATTTCTTCCTAATGAGGATCAAGGTACGATCTTTACTATTACAGAAGCACAACAGGGAACCTCTTTTGATAAGATGGTACAGCTTCAACAAAATGTTGCTGATATTATTCAAAAAGACCCGAATGTCAAGAGCTTCTATTCAAGTGTTGGTAGTTCTAGTATAACTGTCAGTCCCAACCAGGGTGCTATGTTTATCCATTTAAAGCCTCGCCCGGAGCGTCGCCTGAGTTCTGAAGAAGTAATCGAGCAATTACGTTCAAAACTGACTGCGCTCCCTGACATCAGAGTTTTTATGCAGGATCCTCCTGAGATTCACATAGGAGGCCAAATGACAAAAAGCCTTTATCAATTTACCTTACAGAGTCCCAATATAGAAGATCTTTATCATTATGCTTCAATTCTGGAAGTTAAAATGCGTGAATTACCGATATTACAGGACGTTACCAGCGATCTGCAGATGAACAATCCCCAGATAAATGTAGCGATTCATCGGGACAAGGCCTCAACCCTTGGTGTAACGGCAAAACGGATTGAAAATACGCTTTATTGCTCTTATGGTAATCGATGGGTCTCGACTATCTATGCACCAAATGATCAATATAAGGTTATTATGGAATTGGAGCCACAGTATCAGATGGACCCCAGTGCCTTGTCCATGCTCTATGTGAATTCTTCGAATGGTTATCCGGTTCCTTTACATACCGTTGCAACGCTGACAGAGAATCTGGGACCACAGACAATTAATCACTCAGGACAGTTTCCCTCTGTTACGATCTCATTTAACCTTAAATCAGGGATCTCGCTGGGTGAAGCTATAGCAAAGGTAGACAAGCTTGCACATGAGATATTGCCTCCCACTATGAAGACCAGCTTTCAAGGTGCCGCACAAGAGTTTCAATCATCATTGAAAGGTTTGGGAATCCTCCTTCTTTTTGCTATTGTGGTTATTTATATGGTACTCAGTATCCTTTATGAGAGCTTTATCCATCCAATAACCATTTTATCAGGACTTCCCTCCGCAGGATTTGGAGCACTACTGACACTGTTTGTTTTCGGTATTGATCTGGACGTTTACGCTTTTGTGGGCCTCATTATGTTGATAGGAATCGTCAAGAAGAATGCCATTATGCAGATTGATTTTGCTTTGGAAGCTCAGAGGCAGGAGGGTAAAACCCCTTTAGATGCAATCTATCAGGGTTGCGTTGTCCGGTTCCGCCCGATTATGATGACGACCCTGGCTGCTTTTTTGGGTGCTTTACCTCTTGCGATAGGCTTCGGTGCAGGAGGAGAGGCCCGTCGTCCATTAGGCATTGTCATGGTAGGAGGTCTGCTCTTTTCGCAAATTATCACACTCTATCTTACTCCTGTTTTTTATACGTATATGGATACGTTTCAAGAAAAAATCCGAAAATTCTCACAACGCTTATCGTATAAAAAAGAGATAAACCTTGGATGTGCTGAAAAAGCAAGGTAA
- the dapA gene encoding 4-hydroxy-tetrahydrodipicolinate synthase — MFEGSFVALVTPFKNGEVDYKKLKELIEYHIENGTNGIVPCGTTGESATLSFDEHERVIGEVVSMVAGRIIVLAGTGSNNSREALRLTKHAKKSGAHGALLITPYYNKPTPEGLYRHYKLIAEEVDIPIVIYNVPSRTGISILPETVAKLSEMKNIVGIKEASGNIDQTTQILQWCNITVLSGDDSLTLPIMSVGGKGVISVVANIVPADVAALTRHCLESNFDAARKCHHKLFPLSKGMFIETNPIPVKTAMRLLGRINGEMRLPLCDMTQEHESQLVSILKKYGLMSTV; from the coding sequence ATGTTTGAGGGTTCCTTTGTAGCATTAGTCACACCATTTAAAAATGGAGAAGTTGACTATAAAAAACTAAAAGAACTCATTGAGTACCATATTGAGAATGGGACAAATGGGATTGTCCCCTGTGGCACGACTGGTGAGTCTGCAACCCTTTCATTTGATGAACACGAACGGGTAATTGGTGAGGTTGTCAGCATGGTGGCCGGGAGAATCATCGTTCTGGCAGGAACCGGTTCAAACAATAGCAGGGAAGCGTTACGCCTGACAAAGCATGCTAAAAAGTCGGGGGCACATGGGGCATTGCTCATTACTCCTTACTATAATAAACCCACACCAGAGGGACTTTACCGGCATTATAAATTGATTGCAGAAGAGGTCGATATCCCTATTGTAATATATAATGTTCCTTCCCGAACTGGTATATCCATTCTGCCAGAGACCGTAGCAAAACTTTCTGAAATGAAAAATATTGTTGGAATAAAAGAAGCGAGCGGAAATATTGATCAGACAACCCAGATATTGCAATGGTGTAATATCACAGTTCTTTCGGGGGATGATTCTCTTACCTTGCCTATTATGTCAGTTGGAGGGAAGGGGGTAATATCGGTAGTAGCCAATATTGTTCCTGCGGATGTAGCCGCATTGACCCGTCATTGTTTAGAAAGTAATTTTGACGCAGCGAGGAAGTGCCATCATAAACTTTTTCCACTTTCAAAAGGCATGTTTATAGAAACAAATCCTATTCCGGTAAAAACTGCTATGAGATTGTTGGGAAGGATAAATGGTGAGATGCGTTTACCGCTTTGCGATATGACTCAGGAGCATGAGAGCCAGTTAGTGAGTATTCTGAAAAAATATGGTTTAATGTCCACAGTTTGA
- the folE gene encoding GTP cyclohydrolase I FolE, with protein sequence MVDKKKIIESIRLFIEGIGEDPAREGLRETPERVADMCEEIFAGIGIDSHAEIKVLKSEKYDEIVLLKDIPFYSICEHHLLPFSGVAHVAYIPQGNRVTGISKLARVVEIEAKRLQVQERLTTDIAESIMKALRPKGVLVIIEAGHLCMTMRGIKKPGTTVHTSVVRGIFRDNPATRAEAMALIKGH encoded by the coding sequence TTGGTAGATAAAAAGAAAATTATAGAATCTATCCGTTTGTTCATCGAGGGTATTGGTGAAGATCCCGCTCGTGAGGGGCTTAGAGAGACACCGGAAAGAGTTGCCGATATGTGTGAAGAGATATTTGCAGGCATTGGAATAGATTCACATGCAGAGATAAAGGTATTAAAATCTGAAAAGTACGATGAGATCGTACTCTTAAAGGATATTCCCTTTTACTCAATATGTGAACATCACCTTCTCCCGTTTAGTGGCGTCGCACATGTAGCCTATATTCCGCAAGGAAATAGAGTAACAGGGATTAGTAAACTGGCAAGGGTTGTTGAAATAGAGGCAAAGCGCTTGCAAGTTCAGGAAAGACTGACCACAGACATAGCAGAGTCTATCATGAAGGCATTGCGTCCCAAAGGCGTACTCGTTATTATCGAGGCCGGGCATCTTTGCATGACTATGAGGGGCATTAAGAAACCGGGTACAACAGTACACACATCTGTTGTGCGTGGTATTTTCCGGGATAATCCTGCTACTCGTGCAGAAGCTATGGCACTTATTAAAGGACATTAA
- a CDS encoding TolC family protein: MIKKITKDRNPYRKIFFLASILFLILSYGVFSFGEEDQTTVQIPSAISPENTIEIVANLKSLSLGVRESILYALRNNFDIELSRLNSDLSDYDITIEKARYDPVMSLTGTIENNDTPINSELVGGFETTVFTPFIQRGRTASAVIQSLIPTGATLALEYNIFRDFVDPNRFRFLNPSVTNFLEARITQPLLKGAGWFYNRSLIYIARNNKKISLAQFKTTAIEVSNSIQEAYWNFVKALEDLKVAQKSLERAEDLLRKNKIQVEAGTLAPIEIIDAEAGVASRVEAVISAENAIKDSEDELKRIMNLENNEIISDATIIPIDEPSFEPKKIELKDAIKTAMERRPELYELQLRVENAGMQTRRRKNELYPQLDFTGGVRYTGLGEDVDDANSSTVSEDFQGEFFGLSLSIPVGNRSARSEYNKSKIEKRQAHMNVKKKELDIVVEVREAVRDVITNRGRVNATRKARELAQERLESEEKKFSVGRTTSLEVLRAQEDLATAEGNAAKAIVDYEISLGNLEKAKGTILDAYNIMLEEETM, encoded by the coding sequence ATGATAAAAAAAATTACCAAAGACAGGAATCCTTACCGTAAAATATTCTTTTTAGCTAGTATCTTATTTCTGATTTTATCTTATGGCGTTTTTTCCTTTGGCGAAGAAGATCAAACGACGGTACAGATACCTTCTGCAATATCACCGGAAAATACTATAGAAATAGTTGCAAACCTAAAGTCTCTTAGTCTTGGTGTAAGAGAAAGCATTCTTTATGCATTGCGCAATAATTTTGATATCGAATTATCAAGATTGAATTCAGACTTAAGTGATTATGATATTACTATAGAAAAAGCAAGGTACGACCCTGTCATGTCGTTAACCGGTACTATTGAAAATAATGATACCCCTATTAATAGTGAATTGGTTGGTGGCTTTGAAACAACAGTCTTTACTCCTTTTATTCAACGGGGAAGAACAGCGAGCGCCGTGATTCAATCTCTCATTCCTACAGGTGCAACCTTGGCTTTAGAGTATAACATATTTAGAGATTTTGTCGATCCCAACCGTTTCCGGTTCTTAAATCCATCCGTTACCAACTTCCTTGAGGCAAGGATTACACAACCTTTATTAAAAGGCGCTGGCTGGTTTTATAACAGGAGTCTTATTTATATCGCCCGAAATAATAAAAAGATTTCCCTCGCTCAATTTAAAACTACAGCAATAGAGGTCTCTAATTCTATCCAAGAAGCATATTGGAATTTCGTTAAGGCATTGGAGGATTTAAAGGTAGCACAAAAATCTCTGGAACGTGCAGAAGATTTATTGAGAAAGAATAAAATACAAGTAGAAGCGGGTACCCTTGCACCAATTGAGATTATCGATGCAGAAGCCGGGGTAGCATCGAGGGTTGAGGCAGTAATTTCTGCGGAGAATGCTATTAAGGATAGTGAAGATGAACTCAAAAGAATTATGAATCTGGAAAATAACGAGATTATTTCGGATGCTACTATTATTCCTATTGACGAGCCGAGTTTTGAGCCGAAAAAAATTGAATTAAAGGATGCCATTAAGACAGCTATGGAGAGGCGTCCTGAATTATATGAACTTCAACTTAGGGTTGAAAATGCAGGTATGCAGACCAGAAGACGAAAGAACGAATTATATCCACAATTAGATTTTACCGGAGGAGTGCGATACACGGGTCTTGGGGAGGATGTAGATGATGCCAATTCCTCTACAGTTTCGGAGGACTTTCAGGGGGAATTTTTTGGACTTTCCCTGTCGATTCCTGTTGGAAACCGGTCAGCGAGGAGCGAATATAATAAATCAAAAATCGAAAAACGACAAGCTCATATGAATGTTAAAAAAAAGGAATTAGATATTGTCGTAGAGGTGCGGGAGGCCGTTCGGGATGTGATAACAAATAGAGGGCGGGTTAATGCTACAAGGAAAGCCAGGGAGTTGGCACAAGAGAGGTTAGAATCTGAAGAGAAGAAATTTAGTGTGGGCAGAACAACGAGTCTGGAAGTATTACGTGCACAGGAGGATTTGGCAACTGCGGAAGGTAATGCGGCAAAAGCAATTGTCGATTATGAGATATCTCTCGGTAATTTAGAGAAGGCTAAAGGAACGATCCTCGATGCTTATAATATCATGTTGGAAGAAGAAACTATGTAA
- a CDS encoding phage integrase N-terminal SAM-like domain-containing protein — protein MRSYSTWVRKFQAFTKSKKPSDLNPSDVKDFIRFLAVQCRVSASSQNQAFNAILFLYRQVLKTDFGDQSDNVRARQTKYIPVVLSREEVNSVISNLNYPYGLVVRLLYGCGLRLFECMKLRLHNFNSTKDVIILSENIIEIIYCAFYTSDK, from the coding sequence TTGAGATCGTATTCTACATGGGTACGGAAGTTCCAAGCCTTTACAAAAAGCAAGAAACCTTCTGATTTGAATCCATCCGATGTGAAGGATTTTATACGCTTTCTGGCTGTACAATGCCGCGTCTCGGCTTCCTCCCAGAACCAGGCGTTTAATGCCATTTTGTTTTTATACAGGCAAGTATTAAAAACCGATTTTGGCGACCAGAGCGATAATGTGAGGGCCAGGCAGACCAAATATATACCTGTTGTGCTGTCTCGGGAGGAAGTGAATTCGGTAATAAGCAACCTTAATTATCCTTATGGCCTTGTTGTTAGGCTTTTGTACGGTTGCGGCCTCCGGTTGTTTGAGTGCATGAAGCTCAGGCTGCACAATTTCAATTCCACTAAGGACGTTATTATTTTATCAGAAAATATCATTGAAATAATTTATTGTGCTTTTTATACTTCTGATAAATAG
- the atpD gene encoding F0F1 ATP synthase subunit beta — translation MSGNDDLNRGTVISVRGSVIDARFPYQLPAIRNQLRAGDHGKIVIEVIIHLDSETIRGIALTPTQGLFRGSPVADLGQPLKVPVGKQLLSRIFNVFGETIDKKEKLQGIEWRSINQRPVPLSQRVVTSRLFETGIKVIDVLSPLEMGGKAGLFGGAGVGKTVLIMEMINNMAKQYQGISIFCGIGERCREGEEIYREIQEVGVLDNAILIFGQMNEPPGARFRVGHAALTMAEYFRDEEGKDILLLIDNVFRFIQAGAEVSGLVGHIPSRVGYQPTLGTELAELEERISSTNRGAITSVQAVYVPADDFTDPAAVHTFGHLSTSVVLSRKRASQGLYPAIDPLQSSSNMLTPNIVGNKHYTIAQGVRQNLEEYEELKDIIAMLGLEELSQTEQKTVNRARRLERFLTQPFFTTEQFTGRKGKMVSLENALEGCERILNDEFADYSEESLYMIGKISEAKKS, via the coding sequence ATGAGTGGAAATGATGATTTGAATCGTGGTACGGTGATTTCGGTTCGAGGAAGTGTGATTGATGCACGCTTTCCCTATCAGCTTCCTGCGATTCGAAATCAGCTGAGAGCCGGAGATCACGGTAAGATTGTAATCGAGGTTATAATCCATCTCGATTCTGAAACAATTCGGGGAATTGCTTTGACGCCAACACAAGGGTTATTTCGTGGATCTCCTGTAGCGGATTTAGGTCAACCTCTTAAAGTTCCCGTAGGAAAGCAACTATTATCAAGAATTTTTAACGTATTCGGAGAGACAATTGATAAAAAAGAGAAACTTCAGGGAATAGAGTGGCGCTCTATTAACCAGAGACCCGTACCTTTATCTCAACGGGTAGTTACTTCGAGACTTTTTGAAACGGGAATTAAAGTAATAGATGTTCTCTCCCCCCTGGAGATGGGTGGAAAGGCTGGTTTGTTTGGAGGGGCTGGTGTTGGTAAAACGGTCTTAATCATGGAGATGATCAATAATATGGCCAAGCAGTATCAGGGAATTAGCATATTCTGCGGGATTGGCGAACGTTGCCGTGAAGGAGAGGAGATTTATCGGGAAATACAGGAAGTGGGAGTATTGGATAATGCTATTCTTATTTTTGGACAAATGAATGAGCCACCAGGCGCTCGATTTAGAGTTGGGCATGCTGCTTTAACTATGGCGGAGTATTTTCGGGACGAAGAAGGTAAGGATATATTGCTTCTTATTGATAACGTCTTTCGTTTTATTCAAGCCGGGGCAGAGGTTTCTGGTCTTGTAGGGCATATTCCTTCCCGTGTTGGATATCAACCGACATTGGGAACTGAGCTTGCCGAACTGGAGGAGAGAATTTCCAGTACCAACAGAGGAGCTATTACCTCGGTTCAGGCTGTATATGTCCCTGCTGATGATTTTACCGACCCTGCAGCAGTGCACACGTTTGGCCATCTGTCCACTTCGGTAGTATTATCCCGTAAAAGAGCTAGTCAGGGTCTTTATCCTGCAATCGATCCACTTCAGTCCAGCTCAAATATGTTGACGCCGAATATTGTCGGAAACAAGCACTACACGATAGCCCAGGGAGTTAGGCAGAATTTGGAAGAGTATGAGGAATTAAAAGATATTATTGCCATGCTAGGATTAGAGGAGCTATCGCAAACCGAGCAGAAAACGGTGAACCGAGCCAGAAGATTAGAAAGATTTTTAACCCAACCATTTTTTACGACAGAACAATTCACCGGTCGCAAAGGTAAGATGGTGAGCTTAGAAAATGCCCTTGAGGGTTGTGAGCGTATTTTGAATGATGAGTTTGCCGATTATTCCGAAGAATCATTATATATGATTGGAAAAATAAGCGAAGCAAAAAAATCTTGA
- a CDS encoding F0F1 ATP synthase subunit epsilon: MKLKILLPAEIFIDQEVTKVAAEAENGCFCLLPRHADFVTALVPGLLSFVSKAGKEEFIAVDEGILIKAGPEVLVSTRNAIGGLDLGTLRRTIEGQFEALSDQEKKARSVLANIEASFVRRFLKLK, encoded by the coding sequence TTGAAACTGAAAATCTTATTACCAGCAGAAATTTTTATTGATCAGGAAGTAACCAAGGTAGCTGCTGAAGCCGAAAACGGTTGCTTTTGCCTTTTACCACGGCACGCCGATTTTGTGACAGCGCTTGTTCCGGGTCTTTTATCATTTGTATCTAAGGCAGGGAAAGAAGAGTTCATTGCTGTTGACGAAGGAATCCTTATTAAGGCAGGCCCTGAAGTTCTCGTCTCTACAAGAAATGCAATAGGAGGGCTTGATTTGGGAACATTACGGCGAACAATAGAAGGACAATTTGAGGCGTTAAGTGATCAGGAAAAGAAGGCACGTTCAGTTTTAGCAAATATAGAGGCCAGCTTTGTCCGGCGTTTTCTTAAATTGAAATAG
- a CDS encoding AtpZ/AtpI family protein, with the protein MVKNKKEKYSHGEEFSKKVGIKESRRIKARQKKGFSIIYGLSMFGMVGWSVTIPTIILTLIGIWLDREWPGRFSWTLTLIVIGVILGCLNAWYWVRKESRGD; encoded by the coding sequence ATGGTTAAGAATAAAAAAGAAAAATATAGTCATGGAGAAGAATTTAGCAAAAAGGTAGGAATAAAAGAATCGCGCAGGATAAAGGCCCGGCAGAAGAAAGGGTTTAGTATTATCTATGGATTAAGTATGTTTGGTATGGTTGGTTGGTCGGTAACTATTCCAACCATAATTCTTACATTAATTGGAATCTGGCTGGATAGAGAGTGGCCTGGCAGATTCTCATGGACCCTTACGCTCATTGTCATTGGAGTAATTCTTGGATGTTTGAATGCATGGTATTGGGTAAGAAAGGAGAGTCGGGGCGATTGA
- a CDS encoding ATP synthase subunit I: MANDIIFIVLSLANGIGLSILYFGGLWLTVQVLPVSSRPAFFMAGSFLMRIAATLCGLYFIIAHGEWKSLLAFMLGFLFTRIVLIQRLQSRHINFRLLLKKR, encoded by the coding sequence ATGGCAAATGATATTATTTTTATCGTATTGTCTCTTGCCAATGGTATTGGACTGAGCATACTGTATTTTGGAGGTCTTTGGTTAACGGTACAGGTTCTCCCTGTATCGAGTCGCCCTGCATTTTTTATGGCAGGTAGTTTCCTTATGCGTATTGCAGCTACCTTATGTGGTCTTTATTTTATTATTGCTCATGGTGAATGGAAATCTTTATTAGCTTTCATGCTGGGGTTTCTATTCACGCGGATTGTTTTGATCCAACGATTACAATCACGGCATATTAATTTTAGACTTTTACTAAAGAAAAGATAA
- a CDS encoding F0F1 ATP synthase subunit A, producing the protein MEISPDSVMIFTWGYFHINATIVYTWVVMALLIIVSLLVTQHLSAGFALSRWQNFLETMVDSMRNQIREIILQRPEPYLSFIGTLFLFISISNFLSIVPGYYPPTSSFSTTAALAICVFFAVPFFSITQSGLAGYLKYYVKPSMFMLPFNILGVISHTLTLAIRLFGNIMSGTLIGAILISVIPFFVPAVMEVLELLIGQIQAYIFAILAAVYIASATRAGRNEE; encoded by the coding sequence ATGGAAATAAGTCCTGACTCTGTCATGATTTTTACCTGGGGATATTTTCATATCAACGCCACCATCGTATATACCTGGGTAGTAATGGCCTTATTGATCATCGTTTCCCTCTTAGTAACTCAGCATCTTTCTGCAGGATTTGCGTTATCTCGCTGGCAGAACTTTCTCGAGACCATGGTAGATTCTATGAGGAACCAGATTCGTGAAATTATTCTCCAGAGACCGGAGCCATACTTATCTTTCATAGGCACATTGTTTCTGTTTATCTCTATTTCAAACTTTCTCAGCATTGTGCCTGGATATTATCCTCCAACAAGTTCGTTTTCGACTACAGCAGCATTAGCTATTTGTGTATTTTTTGCGGTTCCCTTTTTCAGTATTACCCAATCAGGACTTGCAGGATATCTGAAGTATTATGTAAAACCTTCAATGTTCATGCTTCCCTTTAATATTCTCGGGGTAATTTCACATACGCTGACACTCGCAATACGGCTATTCGGGAACATAATGAGCGGAACCTTAATCGGTGCAATATTGATTTCAGTTATACCTTTTTTTGTTCCGGCAGTGATGGAGGTATTAGAGTTATTAATCGGACAAATTCAAGCCTATATCTTTGCTATCCTTGCTGCTGTATATATTGCATCTGCGACCCGTGCTGGCCGCAATGAGGAATGA
- a CDS encoding F0F1 ATP synthase subunit C, translating into MEMKDIVSLASIIIAGLTIAIGSIGPALGEGRALAQALSSIAQQPDEASTITRTLFVGLAMIESVAIYCFVISIILIFANPFWNHIVSQAGK; encoded by the coding sequence ATGGAAATGAAAGATATTGTCAGTTTAGCTTCAATCATTATTGCAGGACTCACTATTGCTATTGGTTCAATCGGTCCTGCACTGGGGGAAGGACGGGCTTTAGCTCAGGCATTGAGTTCCATTGCGCAACAACCGGACGAGGCTAGTACCATTACCCGAACGTTATTTGTTGGTTTGGCAATGATAGAATCCGTTGCTATTTATTGTTTTGTTATTTCTATAATTCTTATTTTTGCCAACCCATTTTGGAACCATATAGTCTCGCAGGCGGGAAAATAG